In Oryzias melastigma strain HK-1 linkage group LG6, ASM292280v2, whole genome shotgun sequence, the DNA window cacaaaacaaaaatcttaaaagaaatTTAGCAGCAACaaagcattgcaaaaaaaaaaataagttgtgacaaaaaacaaaaacaaaagaaaaacatctgaaaaaagtatcaaaataaatttttgtattttatattttcaaggATGGGAGTGAAACCGTCAAATCACAAAACAGCATCGCgaatttcagaaaaattttCAAGTTGTAATGAAGACAACAGTTATTTTCCGTAATGCCCTGTTCTAAATGTATAAGACACTTGACCTGCAACAACAGCAACGACAATAATGACAATGAGAGCGATGGTGCACACTATGACGGTGGCTGCAATGTTGAGACAGCGAGCGGTGGAGCCGTATTGACGGGCGCCTTCCAGATCTCCGACCATCTTCCGGTCTCTGgactggaaaaaaagaacaactccAGACATTAATATTCACCAAGATCACATTTACAGAGTCAAAGAAAATCTACAAGGTCATTGATTTTAACTGTGTGAGATAAAAGGAAATACTGATTTAGTCATTAAGTGTGTGACAGAGCACATGTCTGTCCCAgagtaggtttttttttttatcaaagtgttTGCATGAAATTGCGTCAGTGGGTGCACACACTGTTCCGCTTTACCATCTCTTGCATTTcactttgtttagtttaatgGTAACCTCtggattttggttgttttgtgatttatttgttcacttcctgttttattttggagcacttcctgtttcaggacTCCAGTGATTTTGGTTCCCTTTGACAGgcc includes these proteins:
- the LOC118598832 gene encoding dispanin subfamily A member 2b-like; the encoded protein is MYPGQFHGPTAAGGQHNFVLLSEPPRDHIIWSLFCFFYSNPFCLGLTALIFSIKSRDRKMVGDLEGARQYGSTARCLNIAATVIVCTIALIVIIVVAVVAGQVSYTFRTGHYGK